One genomic region from Candidatus Manganitrophaceae bacterium encodes:
- the bamD gene encoding outer membrane protein assembly factor BamD: MNIRQMLASLILLLLLSGCIRSISRFDDRGWDDLLKGIDAYREGRYEEAIPVLQDVIEAYPGEAILEEAQWFLVNSYLGAEENTLALRELEFFLKNYTNSPHEELAQAFLFRLDPLHKKTVAIYIDPGMQDFFGLELKRLKEKGANTIILPVTYSVASRRFVLSGDFRKAERSLLDWIETAHLTGLRVIVKLSLREISTVSEKRPQWHDLRYEKEKRILVPTDKLDIFNEDVYRVLLQLYRRLAQYPIDGIYVEGIAYGIDEGWTSLALNQFQDLFLERPSPFRLIGNPGKISDKMSSIPRGQQFWHWVGWRSRYINRLLKDLQAEVKSVRSEIQFGIAVPHFILVDPLKGLAETSLDLLELNQSKFDFYLLTSYSGAPAPLNLLNDLLRYEIRPERIWLQSESNASQSFLGGEPSLQGLVIRSHQDLLRESFNH, from the coding sequence ATGAACATCAGACAGATGCTTGCATCTCTTATTTTACTGTTGCTATTAAGCGGATGCATTCGTTCGATCAGTCGATTTGATGACCGGGGATGGGATGATTTACTCAAGGGAATCGATGCCTATCGGGAAGGGAGGTATGAGGAAGCCATTCCGGTTTTGCAGGATGTCATTGAAGCATACCCTGGCGAAGCGATCCTGGAAGAGGCACAATGGTTCCTGGTCAATTCCTATCTTGGTGCAGAAGAGAACACCCTAGCGCTCCGGGAACTTGAATTTTTTTTGAAGAATTACACGAATAGCCCACATGAAGAACTGGCTCAGGCTTTTCTCTTTCGTCTTGACCCGCTCCACAAAAAGACCGTTGCAATCTATATTGATCCGGGCATGCAGGATTTTTTTGGCTTGGAACTCAAGCGCTTGAAAGAGAAGGGAGCGAATACGATTATCCTGCCGGTGACATACAGTGTGGCCTCAAGGCGGTTTGTCTTGTCTGGAGATTTTAGGAAGGCGGAAAGATCTCTTTTAGATTGGATTGAAACAGCGCATCTGACGGGTCTTCGTGTCATTGTAAAATTAAGCCTCCGTGAAATTTCCACCGTGAGTGAAAAGAGGCCTCAGTGGCACGACTTGCGCTATGAAAAAGAGAAAAGAATTTTAGTGCCGACGGATAAACTTGATATTTTCAACGAAGACGTTTACAGGGTTCTCCTTCAACTTTATCGCCGTCTTGCTCAATATCCAATTGATGGTATATATGTTGAAGGGATTGCCTATGGGATTGATGAGGGATGGACCTCGCTTGCCCTCAATCAGTTTCAGGATCTGTTTCTGGAGAGGCCATCTCCCTTTCGATTGATTGGAAATCCAGGTAAAATATCTGACAAGATGTCTTCAATTCCCCGAGGACAACAATTTTGGCACTGGGTCGGGTGGCGAAGCCGTTATATTAACCGTTTATTGAAAGATCTTCAGGCGGAGGTCAAGTCGGTGCGGTCGGAAATACAATTTGGTATTGCGGTCCCTCATTTTATCCTGGTGGATCCCCTGAAAGGACTGGCCGAAACGTCGCTCGATCTTCTTGAATTAAATCAATCGAAGTTTGATTTCTACCTTCTGACCTCCTATTCCGGTGCTCCGGCTCCTCTGAATCTACTGAACGATCTTTTACGCTATGAAATTAGGCCGGAGAGAATCTGGTTGCAATCGGAATCAAATGCTTCCCAAAGTTTTCTTGGGGGGGAGCCCTCTTTACAAGGACTTGTCATCCGGAGTCATCAGGATCTGCTCAGGGAATCTTTTAATCATTGA
- a CDS encoding DEAD/DEAH box helicase produces MASNKTFNDLGLSEKVLDAINKKGFEEPTTIQAMTIPVMLRDDTNIIAQAQTGTGKTAAFGLPLIEMIQTSSKTVQALILVPTRELAIQVAEEINSLKGKKDIKIVPIYGGQAIDQQLRRLKKGVHIVVGSPGRVIDHLNRRTLKLGKIEHLILDEADEMLNMGFIEDIEEIMKHTNPDKRTLLFSATIPGRIKTLARKYMDGYELLTAKKEPLTSNLTEQIYFEVKHADRFEALCRIIDIEDDFYAIIFCRTKIDVDTVVNQLIDRGYDAEALHGDLSQAQRERTLLKFRKQKINILVATDVAARGIDVNNLTHVINYALPQDPDAYVHRIGRTGRAGNQGTAITFITPSEYKRLMVIQRVAKTDIKKSRVPKVEDIISAKKKKITDDLTATLEGEIDPKYYNWAKKLLVDHHPTEILAALLNYSFEEELNPDVYGEIKEVGSRGRQLDQEGKTRLFVALGKKDKMTARKLVEIISSRVSIKSNLISDIQVMDKFSFITVPFEKAEKIVRSFKEKDRKPLVSHFKKTKPR; encoded by the coding sequence ATGGCAAGCAACAAAACATTTAATGATCTTGGACTTTCAGAAAAAGTACTGGACGCGATCAATAAAAAGGGCTTTGAAGAACCCACTACGATTCAAGCCATGACCATCCCCGTCATGCTGCGTGATGATACCAATATCATTGCCCAGGCCCAGACCGGTACAGGCAAAACAGCGGCTTTTGGCCTGCCCCTAATAGAAATGATACAAACCTCTTCCAAAACGGTGCAGGCGCTCATCCTCGTGCCCACACGAGAGCTTGCCATTCAGGTTGCGGAAGAGATCAATTCACTCAAAGGGAAAAAGGATATCAAAATTGTTCCGATCTATGGAGGGCAAGCCATTGATCAGCAATTACGCCGACTAAAAAAAGGGGTGCATATTGTTGTTGGATCTCCGGGCCGGGTGATTGATCATCTGAACAGAAGGACACTCAAGCTTGGAAAAATTGAGCACCTCATCCTGGACGAGGCAGACGAAATGCTTAACATGGGCTTTATCGAAGATATCGAAGAAATCATGAAGCATACCAATCCCGACAAAAGAACACTCTTGTTTTCTGCGACCATACCGGGACGGATCAAAACTCTCGCACGAAAATACATGGACGGGTATGAGTTGCTCACCGCGAAAAAAGAACCACTGACCAGCAACCTGACGGAGCAAATATATTTTGAGGTCAAACACGCAGACCGCTTTGAGGCCCTCTGCAGAATTATCGATATCGAAGATGATTTTTACGCGATTATTTTTTGCAGAACAAAGATCGACGTGGATACAGTGGTCAATCAGCTCATAGACAGAGGCTATGACGCAGAAGCTCTTCACGGGGATCTTTCTCAAGCGCAAAGAGAAAGGACCCTGCTTAAGTTTAGGAAGCAGAAAATAAATATTCTTGTCGCCACTGATGTTGCGGCACGCGGCATTGATGTCAACAACCTCACCCACGTGATCAACTATGCCCTGCCCCAAGATCCGGATGCCTATGTCCATCGAATCGGCCGTACGGGAAGGGCCGGAAATCAGGGCACCGCGATTACCTTTATTACGCCGAGTGAGTACAAGCGACTGATGGTCATACAGCGTGTTGCCAAAACGGATATCAAGAAATCAAGAGTGCCAAAGGTGGAAGATATAATATCTGCCAAGAAGAAAAAGATCACCGATGATCTGACGGCAACCCTTGAAGGTGAGATTGATCCTAAATATTATAACTGGGCCAAAAAACTACTCGTAGACCATCATCCCACAGAAATTCTGGCGGCACTCCTGAATTATTCTTTCGAGGAAGAACTTAATCCTGATGTGTATGGAGAAATTAAAGAAGTCGGATCAAGAGGGAGACAACTTGATCAAGAAGGGAAGACGAGACTTTTTGTCGCCCTGGGAAAAAAAGACAAGATGACTGCCAGAAAACTTGTGGAGATTATTTCAAGCAGGGTCTCGATTAAATCTAACCTTATCAGTGATATCCAGGTCATGGACAAGTTCTCTTTTATCACTGTTCCTTTCGAAAAAGCAGAAAAAATCGTCCGCAGCTTTAAAGAAAAGGACCGGAAACCCCTGGTCAGCCATTTTAAGAAAACAAAGCCTCGGTGA
- a CDS encoding tyrosine--tRNA ligase, whose product MHDAKAQEALLCGGAVEVLQQDDFLERIKKSISESKPLRIKMGVDPTTPYLHLGHTVLFQKMKQFQDLGHEVIFLIGDFTGMIGDPSGRSQMRVPLTPEQVTKNAETYKEQIFKILDPDKTEIRFNSEWMGEMSAVDLIDLASKYTVARMIERDDFQKRFNAKYPIGIHEFLYPLIQGYDSVVLKADVELGGTDQKFNLLVGRALQKINGQPQQVVLTMPLLEGCDGVRKMSKSFGNEIALEAKPSDMFGKIMSISDKLMHRFYELLTEVSLEEVRKIHPMEAKLNLALLLVGRFHGTVLAHEAKDQFDVTVGRKNSSGHVLELKLSLTPKRVIDLICEQAWTKSKGEARRLVQQGAVEINGKKITDPNYEIVLSKGERFDLKVGKKIRYSLVL is encoded by the coding sequence ATGCATGATGCCAAAGCCCAGGAAGCTCTGCTGTGTGGAGGGGCCGTAGAGGTTCTTCAACAGGATGACTTCCTTGAGAGGATCAAAAAATCAATCAGTGAAAGCAAACCGCTCCGAATAAAAATGGGTGTTGATCCGACCACGCCCTACCTTCATCTGGGACATACGGTTCTGTTTCAAAAGATGAAACAGTTTCAGGATCTGGGTCATGAGGTGATCTTCCTTATTGGTGATTTTACCGGAATGATCGGTGATCCGAGCGGACGGTCTCAGATGCGTGTGCCCCTCACTCCGGAACAGGTCACAAAAAATGCGGAAACCTACAAAGAACAGATCTTTAAAATACTCGATCCGGATAAAACAGAGATTCGGTTTAACAGCGAGTGGATGGGTGAAATGTCAGCCGTAGATCTAATTGATCTGGCCTCTAAGTATACGGTGGCCCGGATGATTGAGCGGGACGATTTCCAAAAGAGATTTAATGCCAAATATCCAATCGGGATACATGAATTTTTGTACCCTTTGATTCAAGGCTACGATTCTGTTGTTTTAAAGGCCGATGTGGAACTCGGAGGGACCGATCAAAAATTCAACCTCTTGGTAGGACGCGCTTTACAAAAAATAAATGGACAGCCACAACAGGTCGTTCTAACCATGCCGCTTCTTGAGGGTTGCGATGGCGTGCGTAAAATGAGCAAGAGCTTTGGAAATGAAATTGCCCTGGAAGCCAAGCCCTCTGATATGTTTGGAAAGATCATGTCTATCTCAGACAAATTGATGCATCGATTCTACGAACTGCTGACTGAGGTCTCTCTGGAGGAGGTCCGAAAAATTCACCCGATGGAGGCGAAACTCAACTTGGCCTTGCTGCTCGTCGGGCGCTTCCATGGAACTGTACTTGCACATGAGGCGAAGGATCAATTTGATGTTACGGTGGGCAGAAAAAACTCGAGCGGTCATGTATTAGAGTTGAAGTTATCTTTGACGCCGAAGCGGGTGATCGACCTGATCTGTGAGCAAGCCTGGACAAAAAGTAAAGGGGAAGCACGACGGCTTGTTCAACAAGGGGCTGTAGAAATTAACGGGAAGAAAATAACCGATCCGAATTATGAGATTGTTCTCAGTAAGGGGGAGCGATTCGATTTGAAAGTCGGGAAGAAAATTAGATATAGCCTTGTACTATAA
- the guaB gene encoding IMP dehydrogenase codes for MLPDRIKEGLTFDDVLLVPGRSSVLPKDVNLTAKLTRHIKLQIPIVSSAMDTVTESRLAIALARQGGIGIIHRALSVEAQAVEIDRVKKSESGMIIDPITISPDQRLQDALDLMAQYRISGIPVTKKGKLVGILTNRDLRFETRMHLKVSEVMTRKNLITAAVGTTLEDARKTLHENRIEKLLVVNDRYELKGLITIKDIEKKIKFPNASKDSLGRLRVGGAVGIGGDSKERVAALLRAGADLVVVDTAHGHSVSVLDTIRSIRKLYPDAEIVGGNVATAEATVDLIKVGVDAVKVGVGPGSICTTRVIAGAGVPQLTAISECAKAAKPYKVPVIADGGIKFSGDIVKAIAAGANSVMLGGLFAGTEESPGETVLLQGRSYKVYRGMGSIGAMERGGKDRYFQEFEPESKLVPEGIEGRVPYKGTLSGVVYQLIGGLRAGMGYCGTKTIAVLQKKAKFIRITSPGILESHPHDVIITKEAPNYKRGGSI; via the coding sequence ATGCTTCCGGATAGAATCAAAGAAGGATTGACATTTGATGATGTTCTGCTCGTGCCGGGACGGTCTTCTGTATTGCCCAAGGATGTCAATCTTACCGCAAAACTGACCCGACATATCAAGTTACAGATTCCTATAGTCAGCTCCGCGATGGACACCGTGACCGAGTCCCGGTTGGCGATTGCCCTCGCGCGTCAAGGCGGGATCGGTATTATCCATCGGGCCCTTTCTGTTGAGGCCCAAGCGGTAGAGATAGACCGCGTGAAGAAGTCGGAAAGCGGTATGATTATCGACCCCATTACCATTTCTCCGGACCAACGTTTACAGGACGCGCTTGATTTAATGGCCCAATATCGGATTTCAGGCATTCCCGTGACAAAAAAAGGGAAATTGGTGGGTATCTTGACCAATCGGGACCTTCGATTTGAGACCAGAATGCACCTGAAAGTCTCTGAGGTGATGACCAGGAAAAACTTGATTACTGCCGCGGTTGGGACGACATTGGAGGATGCCCGGAAGACCCTCCATGAAAACCGGATAGAAAAACTTCTGGTTGTGAATGATCGTTATGAGCTCAAAGGCTTAATTACAATAAAGGACATTGAAAAGAAGATTAAATTCCCCAATGCCAGTAAAGACAGTTTGGGGCGCTTGCGTGTCGGCGGAGCAGTCGGCATCGGAGGGGACTCGAAAGAACGGGTTGCGGCCCTCTTACGCGCCGGGGCGGATCTGGTGGTTGTTGACACGGCCCATGGCCATTCTGTCTCCGTTCTGGATACGATTCGGTCGATTCGAAAGCTGTATCCGGATGCGGAGATCGTCGGGGGGAACGTGGCGACCGCGGAGGCAACGGTTGATCTGATCAAGGTCGGGGTTGATGCGGTCAAAGTGGGGGTGGGTCCCGGATCGATCTGTACGACGCGGGTGATTGCCGGAGCCGGAGTCCCTCAACTCACAGCGATCTCTGAGTGTGCAAAGGCGGCAAAGCCATACAAAGTTCCAGTGATCGCGGATGGGGGGATCAAGTTCTCGGGCGATATTGTGAAGGCGATTGCGGCAGGTGCCAATTCTGTCATGCTCGGCGGGCTTTTTGCCGGGACCGAAGAGAGTCCTGGAGAGACGGTCCTGCTTCAGGGGAGAAGTTACAAGGTTTATCGGGGGATGGGGTCGATCGGGGCAATGGAACGGGGAGGAAAAGACCGTTACTTTCAGGAATTTGAACCCGAATCAAAGCTTGTTCCTGAGGGGATCGAGGGGCGCGTACCTTACAAAGGAACCTTATCCGGCGTCGTCTACCAACTCATTGGTGGATTGAGGGCGGGGATGGGCTATTGCGGGACGAAGACGATCGCCGTGCTTCAAAAGAAAGCGAAATTTATCCGGATTACCTCTCCGGGCATACTGGAGAGCCATCCCCATGATGTGATTATCACAAAAGAAGCCCCAAACTATAAGAGGGGAGGATCAATTTAA
- a CDS encoding BolA family transcriptional regulator: MNDRSLKTKEIIERKMKESLEAVYVEVIDESWKHAGHAAATGGGYYILRVASKKFEGVSLVNRNRMVFDILKEEMKEDIHGFIIKAMTPEEFKSA, encoded by the coding sequence ATGAATGATAGGTCTTTGAAAACAAAAGAAATAATAGAAAGAAAGATGAAGGAATCTCTGGAGGCCGTTTATGTGGAGGTCATCGATGAGAGCTGGAAACATGCCGGGCATGCTGCCGCCACCGGGGGGGGGTATTATATCCTTCGTGTCGCTTCAAAAAAATTTGAAGGTGTGTCACTTGTTAATCGAAACCGAATGGTCTTCGATATCTTAAAAGAGGAAATGAAGGAGGATATCCATGGATTCATCATCAAGGCGATGACCCCTGAGGAGTTTAAAAGCGCTTAA
- the guaA gene encoding glutamine-hydrolyzing GMP synthase has translation MPKTSDKILILDFGSQYTQLIARRVRESRVYSEIVPYHLSLDEIKSHQPTGLILSGGPASVYGRKAPRCDAGIFDLSIPVLGICYGMQLMTHLVGGKVARSSKREYGRAELSLMERSLLFRGLPRRMLVWMSHGDRIETLPPGFHAIAQTANSPAAVIEDKRRNFYAIQFHPEVAHTPNGVKILQNFIYKICGCKPTWDMGSFIHEAEEEISRQIGSGKAICGLSGGVDSSVAAVLVQRVIGKRLKCIFVDNGLLRKNEARSVKTTFKNNLKLNLKCVDASDQFLRKLSSVINPEKKRKIIGRTFISIFNEESKHFGDVDFLVQGTLYPDVIESVSLKGPSATIKTHHNVGGLPKRMRLKTVEPLRTLFKDEVRRLGLKLDIPEPLLYRHPFPGPGLAVRILGKITKERLDRLREADAIFEEEIRSTGLYRSIWQAFAVYLPIQSVGVMGDERTYEDAIGLRAVTSQDGMTADWFEFPHDVLKLISSRIMNEVKGINRVVYDISSKPPSTIEWE, from the coding sequence ATCCCTAAAACCAGCGACAAGATCTTAATCCTTGATTTCGGGTCCCAATATACCCAACTTATTGCCCGCCGTGTTCGTGAAAGCCGCGTTTATTCCGAAATTGTTCCTTACCATCTCTCACTCGATGAAATAAAATCCCATCAACCCACAGGACTGATCCTGTCCGGAGGACCGGCAAGCGTCTATGGCAGGAAGGCCCCCCGATGTGATGCCGGAATCTTTGATCTTTCTATACCCGTTCTGGGGATTTGTTATGGGATGCAGTTGATGACCCATCTCGTGGGGGGAAAGGTTGCGCGTTCCAGCAAAAGGGAATATGGGCGTGCCGAATTGTCCCTGATGGAGCGCTCCCTCCTTTTTCGGGGATTGCCACGTAGGATGTTGGTATGGATGAGTCATGGAGACCGGATTGAGACCCTTCCGCCGGGCTTTCATGCCATTGCCCAAACGGCCAACTCTCCTGCCGCCGTGATAGAGGACAAGCGGCGTAATTTTTATGCCATTCAATTTCACCCCGAGGTGGCGCATACGCCGAATGGCGTCAAAATCCTCCAAAACTTTATATACAAAATCTGCGGGTGTAAACCAACTTGGGACATGGGATCGTTTATCCATGAGGCCGAAGAAGAGATCAGTCGGCAGATCGGTAGCGGAAAGGCCATTTGCGGACTGAGCGGCGGGGTGGATTCAAGCGTCGCGGCGGTCCTTGTTCAACGGGTGATCGGAAAACGCCTGAAATGTATTTTCGTGGACAATGGACTTTTGAGGAAGAATGAGGCCAGATCTGTTAAAACAACCTTTAAAAACAACCTAAAGCTTAACTTAAAATGTGTGGATGCATCAGACCAATTTTTAAGGAAACTTTCTTCTGTTATTAACCCGGAGAAGAAACGAAAAATAATAGGCCGCACCTTTATCTCAATCTTCAATGAGGAGTCGAAGCACTTTGGGGATGTTGATTTTCTGGTTCAGGGAACCCTCTATCCTGATGTGATCGAGAGCGTCTCTCTCAAAGGACCCTCTGCCACGATCAAGACACATCATAACGTCGGCGGCCTGCCGAAACGGATGCGCCTCAAAACGGTCGAGCCCCTCAGGACCCTCTTCAAGGATGAAGTCCGTAGGCTGGGGCTTAAGCTGGATATTCCGGAGCCGCTTCTTTATCGTCATCCCTTTCCCGGTCCCGGCCTCGCGGTTCGTATCCTGGGGAAAATCACAAAGGAGAGACTGGACCGCCTCCGGGAAGCAGACGCCATCTTTGAGGAAGAGATTCGATCTACGGGCCTCTACCGGTCGATCTGGCAGGCCTTCGCCGTGTATCTCCCGATTCAGAGTGTGGGTGTGATGGGAGATGAGCGCACCTATGAAGACGCCATTGGCCTTAGGGCCGTGACCAGTCAGGATGGTATGACGGCCGACTGGTTTGAATTTCCACACGATGTCCTGAAGCTTATTTCCAGTCGGATTATGAACGAAGTCAAAGGCATCAACCGCGTTGTCTACGATATCTCCTCTAAACCCCCCAGCACGATAGAATGGGAGTAA
- a CDS encoding nucleoside-diphosphate kinase: MTERTLSMIKPDGVSKNVIGEVLRRFEAAHLKVIAIQMRTLTKKEAEGFYAVHRERGFFDSLVTFMSSGPLVALVLEGEGAILKNRSLMGATDPKQAEAGSIRADLAGSIEENIVHGSDSKETADFEISYFFSQLALNKGTSE; encoded by the coding sequence ATGACTGAACGAACACTTTCAATGATCAAGCCGGATGGGGTTTCCAAGAATGTAATTGGTGAGGTTCTTCGGCGATTTGAGGCGGCACATCTCAAGGTAATAGCGATTCAAATGAGAACCCTGACGAAAAAAGAAGCGGAAGGTTTTTATGCCGTTCATCGAGAGAGGGGATTTTTTGACAGCCTGGTAACATTTATGTCTTCAGGACCCCTTGTCGCTCTTGTTCTGGAAGGGGAGGGGGCAATCTTAAAGAATCGTTCCCTGATGGGAGCGACCGATCCGAAGCAGGCTGAAGCTGGAAGTATCCGTGCCGATTTGGCTGGAAGTATCGAAGAAAATATTGTTCACGGATCCGACTCAAAAGAAACTGCCGACTTTGAGATCTCGTATTTCTTCAGTCAGTTAGCCCTTAATAAAGGAACCTCCGAATAA